AGGTTTAATTGAGATAATTGATGCTTTGAAACAGTTTAAAACGGAATTTGAATTTGATTTTAATATTGCGGGTGAAGGCCCTGATAAGGATTGGTTTTTAGAAAGTATTATCAATGAGGGCATTGACTTTAAATATCATGGTATTGTAAGTGGAGATGAGAAATCAACTTTAATATCAAATTCACATATTTTCTTACTTCCTTCTTATTTTGAGGGGTTACCTAATGCTTTACTTGAGGCTATGAGTTATGGCGTTATACCAATTACAACACCCGTCGGATCAGTTACAGAGGTAGTTAAAGATAAATTTAATGGACTTTTGGTTTCTGTTAATAATACAATAGAGATAGTAAATGCTCTAACTTTTATTATTAATAATGAAAAATATCGTACATATTTAAGTTTAAATGCTCATAATAGCATAAAAAGCAATTATTCTTTAACTGACTATATTGATAAATTAAATGAAATCTATAAAAGAGTTTGTAAATGATGAACAATCTAATATAGAATTAAGAGATCATCATTCCTCTGTTTCAGTTTGTTGATTTACTGACGAGCTTAATAAAAATTTTAAATATTAACATTTATTCATTTGTACCATAAAAGAAATGTGTATATGTTTAGGAATATAAAATCAATCCCTATTTAATTTTTCTATATATGAATAACGAAAGATTTAGAATTGGATGTACTTATATATCAAAGACAACCCCTGAAGATTCTATACAAAAGATTTTACAAGCAGTAGAAGGTAATAAGACTACATATATTTGTGTGTCTAATCCCAGAACAGTAACAATCGCATCTAAGGATAAAGAATATCAAAAAATAATGAATAATTCTTTTATGAATCTTCCTGATGCAGAGCCTATGGTTTGGGCAGCACGTCTTTGGGGTTTAAAAGATGTTCAGCGTACAATGGGACCATTATTGTTTAAAAGAATGATCACCGAGTCGCAAAATAGTTTGAAACATTTTCTTTTGGGTGATACGCAAGAAACGCTTGATTCTGTCTTAGAAGTAACAAGAACAAAGAATCTGAATATTGTGGGAGTTCTTTCTCCACCATTTAGCGATCTTGATGATTATGATTATAAGTATTATGCTGATAGAATAAACGAAAGTAAGGCTGACATTGTTTGGCTTGCACTTCGTGCACCTAAACAAGATTTTTTTGCAGCAAAATTATTACCATATCTTGACAAAAAAGTGTGCATTGGAGTCGGAGCAGCTTTCCGTTTTTTTATAGGAGAATATAAATTAGCCCCACTAATCATTAGAAAATTTGGGTTAATGGGACTTTACTGGGGGAAAAAAAATCAAAAATATA
The Candidatus Margulisiibacteriota bacterium genome window above contains:
- a CDS encoding WecB/TagA/CpsF family glycosyltransferase, whose amino-acid sequence is MNNERFRIGCTYISKTTPEDSIQKILQAVEGNKTTYICVSNPRTVTIASKDKEYQKIMNNSFMNLPDAEPMVWAARLWGLKDVQRTMGPLLFKRMITESQNSLKHFLLGDTQETLDSVLEVTRTKNLNIVGVLSPPFSDLDDYDYKYYADRINESKADIVWLALRAPKQDFFAAKLLPYLDKKVCIGVGAAFRFFIGEYKLAPLIIRKFGLMGLYWGKKNQKY